A single genomic interval of Saccharothrix saharensis harbors:
- a CDS encoding class I SAM-dependent methyltransferase, whose product MTVRVDPTNSDQLTAWDGDQGAFWADHADRFDEGAARYHERLLDAARVGPADRVLDIGCGTGKSTRESARRAAHALGVDLSSRMIEEARRRAELDGITNIAFEQTDAQVHPFPKAAFDLVISRHGVMFFGDPDKAFANIATALRPGGRMALLTWQPLARNEFASTFRTLVAAGEPVPEPPPTGAHPFSLSDPDRVRALLTGAGMTDVELHAVSEPVWLGHDVEDALAFMTARQASQLAELDQDTRARVVRAARQDIARHLDEHGVRYASAAWIVQAVKQP is encoded by the coding sequence ATGACCGTGCGGGTGGATCCGACCAACTCCGACCAGCTCACCGCGTGGGACGGCGACCAGGGCGCCTTCTGGGCCGACCACGCCGACCGCTTCGACGAAGGTGCCGCCCGGTACCACGAACGGCTGCTCGACGCCGCCCGGGTGGGCCCCGCCGACCGCGTCCTGGACATCGGCTGTGGCACCGGCAAGTCCACGCGCGAGTCCGCCCGACGCGCCGCCCACGCCCTGGGCGTGGACCTGTCGTCCAGGATGATCGAAGAGGCACGGCGGCGGGCCGAGCTCGACGGGATCACCAACATCGCATTCGAGCAGACCGACGCCCAGGTGCACCCGTTCCCCAAGGCCGCCTTCGACCTCGTGATCAGCCGCCACGGGGTAATGTTCTTCGGCGACCCGGACAAGGCCTTCGCCAACATCGCGACCGCCCTGCGACCCGGTGGCCGGATGGCGCTGCTGACGTGGCAACCGCTGGCGCGCAACGAGTTCGCGTCCACGTTCCGCACGCTGGTCGCCGCCGGCGAGCCCGTACCCGAGCCGCCGCCCACAGGGGCGCACCCGTTCTCGCTCAGCGACCCCGACCGGGTGCGCGCGCTGCTGACCGGCGCCGGCATGACGGACGTCGAGCTGCACGCCGTCAGCGAACCGGTGTGGCTCGGCCACGACGTGGAGGACGCGTTGGCGTTCATGACCGCCCGGCAGGCCTCTCAGCTGGCCGAACTCGACCAGGACACGCGCGCACGGGTCGTCCGGGCCGCACGGCAGGACATCGCCCGGCACCTGGACGAGCACGGCGTGCGTTACGCGTCCGCCGCGTGGATCGTGCAGGCCGTCAAACAGCCCTAG